The DNA window CAGTATTACTGTAGTTAGCGTAACCCTGTCCGCATAGGTTACGAAATCCATCTCACTGTTTTCGCGTCGTCTCCGCAGCCGCACGTAGGTccatttttaccttttttcctacttttttctatcctttcTTGTCGTGCTCGTGTTCGCGATCTTCTCTACCTCACAACCATCTATCTTAGCACCCCTaccacttcttttttgtagaTATTTGTTTAATCTCTTAGTTTTTCATACACTCGTCTCCCTCTGTTGCGCTTTTTgcacattatatttttacttcttattaTTAGCGTTTGGTTGTTtctacttatttctttttacgtCATAGTGTgtgtttatatttgttttctttagtacaATACCTATTATTCCATACTTGTAGTTtaacattgattttttgaagatttcacTTATTTCGTAATAACTCTATAATTACTTCGTAATAGTTTGCTCCGCCCATTCTAGCTTTCTTGCTTACTTATCCCTTTGCTCCCTTATTTAGAAGTTATTGTTTTAACCTtgcctttattttcttttttaatcacCCTTGTTAGCTTCTTAGTTTTATAGAGTGCCACACAGTTCTGGAGCTGTGACCTGTCACTCAGACGGGTCAACCCAGGTTATCTACGTGATATTTAGCATCTTCACGTATAGGTGCTAATGTTTATCTCTTTACCCTTATCTATCCTATTcatctttcctatttttcgtCACACTAGTACGACTCATTCACACCACTTTAGTACTTTAGTTAGTAGCATATCCGCGCAAGCACGAGGACACGTAAGTTccttttctgattttaaattttcttcttcttctgttcaGTCTTGAATGCCCTTTAAACCACCTCAGGAAGCACGCGATACGTCTTCCGCGCCCATGGACGTAGATCCGCAGCTGCAGCTCACGTTTGCTAACATGGACGCACGACTCCTCTTGTCGTGCATCGAATCAGCCGCCGCTGCAGATCCATATCCATCCTTTCGTGAAGAACCACCCGCGCATAGGACTCAATCGCACCACTTACCACCCGAGCCACCATCTAAGAAGATCCCTCCACCAAGCACACTCCGCCGCCTACTAAACCCTATCGAAGCTTGCCACGCATATGCGACAGGCAGCTTCGAACCCTTGGATACGCTCTACATGGACCAGGAGGCGCAGCACAACAGTTTTCCCGTGGATCAACGTGGCGCCCTACGCCTCGCGCAGACCCTATACCTCGACATCCACCTTAAGCACACCTTCAGCCTCTCCCAATTGGCAGCACGTGATATTTGCATGGTAGAACCCTTCATTCGCGACTATTATATCAACGTACGCGATATGATGGTCGAGGAAGCCACCATTTCCATACTATCTCAGCTCCTTTATCCATCTCTATAAGGTCTATCCATCATTACCATAGTTCGAGCTACTGAGGAATCGACGAAGCCCCTATGAGACTAGCAAAGCTCACGACAGAGGTCGCGAAGAAACCAGAGACATGGCAATCTATAACGGAGATTATCGACTCGGTGGAGCAAATAACTACCGCACAGGCAAATGCCCACGCTCACCGCTATGTCATCGACCAGAACATCACTGCAGCCATCAGCACCACTCCAGAAAGAATTGCATCCGTCCTAGACCATCTCCACCAATTCTACATATCCTTTCCACGAACAGAACATCATTTTAAGGCAGCCACTGCAGCATGCGCCGAAGCTAGTATCATCTTGCACCTTCTTTTCACCCGCTTGCGTCGTAATCGTGCTGTGTGTTCTCGTAGCTCCACTCACTCGAAGAAACGAGACGAACAAGAATGGCAAGCCTCCACCACCGCACCGTCTACTTCAACTACAGGCGTATCCACAACATCCGCTCCCGCTCACACCACCTTAACCACTTCAAGGAAATCATCATCTTCATCCACGATCTCTATTTACACCATCTCTATTTCATCCACGTCACCAGGACCGTCGCTCAAACGCCACAAGGCCCACTAAAAACCATCTATGTCACCACCGGCTATCAAGTCAGGAGATACCGCTCGACCAGACATGGTCGCCGCCGATCGGCACCACTCCACATCGTCTGCCAACACTTCAGGTTCACGCGGTCGACCACCACGAGAGCAGTCCAACTGTTTCCTTCACGACGATGACCACTACACATCTGACTGTCAGCGTTACACTAGTCTCGGCGAACGCTGCATGCGTATAGCCGGACAAGGCCGTTGCCTCAGATGTCTGTATCTCCACACACCAGGCCAATGTTGCAGAGAGCGACTATGCGGAATCTGCTCTTCTAGTTGACACCATCCGGCCGTCTATCCTTAAAACGTCAGTGTAGTCGACGATGTCACAAGAGATCTTCGACTATTCTTGGACCAGATGGTCGCCTTATCCCAGAGGAATTATGAGACCAAGTTCTCCAGACGCCGCGGACATTCCACATCATCCAACTACTAACCACTGCACTATCCCAGCGTCGCGTAATTACATACCATCGTACTAGCACATACTTATACCAAGGTACATCATTGTACCACAAACCACATATGCCACTTTACCATCTGTAGTCGACCACTGCATGGCAACGTTCACTTTACCAGCTTATCGACCAACCAATAACCCACTTCTTTTGCTTGACGCCATCTTTCGATATGGGATTTCAACCTcctcaggagaaaaaaacagtgaagaacGCTAAATTCTTCCTCACAACCTCACCTCGGTCCTTCTAGGAAAATTCATCTCTTTATATTCCAGGTGCTAGTTGGGTTCCACCGTCAACCATCTATGCCTAACCACTACCATGTTAAGCCGCTGAACCCCATGTCGAGCCGCGGCCTATCGCCGTCTCCTCCTACCCAACATCGTTTCACATGGTCAACCACCTATGTCAAGCAAGCAAGCACAACGTCATACCATGCGTCGTCTACGTCGTCATCAGGCAAGACTTTGCTTACAGGCATACATCTGCCGTCCTGTAGGGTAGTTTTAGGTAAGTGTGGGCGGCAGCTAGAATAACCCATAGAATTAATAATTGTGTATGTTTGAATCGTAGATAACGGCTACCACTTGGTCCTTCGGTGTCACATTTGTGGCCAATTTCATAAGGCGTCCATTTTCACCCTAGCAGTTCTTTTCGGCTGCCCCAAGTGTCGTTCCCGGCACGACTTTCCTAGTCACCCGGCACCCTCTCTCACTCTGCGCGCGGGAAACATTGCCATtggcaatgtattacggtaACGCTCCCACGCCGGCCGCAGTATATAAGGGCTGGCTCCGACCACTAGGGGTTCCAGTtccttttcatcatttcttgTGGTGTCGTgatttcgtgatttttttttgatttccctATATTATTCTGCCGATTATGTCGTGTATTTGGGCATTGCCGTGTAATGTCACTATAAGGATAAACCACGTATGTATAACCACTTTTACCACATTATACCCACAGGGGAATCGGGGCAGGGGGATGGGATCCTGTGCGTGAGCCCGCAGCGCCATTCGGTGGTTAGTCCAGCGCAGGCCCCTCCGGATCCGGGAAGTCGGCCCCGGGTCCTACCACCGATATCCGCCTCTCCTAGTCGGAGCGGACCCGGGGCACGACAAAAGGGGAGGAACTAAAAAGAAGCCTTGAAGCCAGGAATTTGTGAATAAATGGGCGATTGAATGTAGCTTGTATACCAAATTTGTTGGTGCTAATGCATGCTCCACAACACCGTGATGAGTTGCTTAGTTCAGAAATCTTGTTCAATTGCTCAAGAAAAGCCTGAACAAACTCTTGAAGCTTATtgttctatatatatatatatatatatatatatatatatatatatatatatccgcGTGATACGCTAAAACTTATCTAATTTTTATCTGAGTCTTAAATCTTAGATGTAAATATTTCTCTAATCACAGatcaaaattgtatttatattgACTAATCAGAGGGTCACACACGACTTCTTCACAATTAGATTTTGGCGTATACCGCTGATACATCGCTGTAGAACAATAAGCAGCTCCAAGAATTTGGGGCTTTTTTCGGagattgaacaaaatttttgaattcagcGAGTCATCACGGTGTTGTAGAGCATACAATGTCACAGCATATTTGCCATACAAGCTACAGTCAATCATCATTTCGCAACATCATTGTTATTCACATATTCCTGCTTGTAAGAAAGAGAATGTTGGCGTTTTTACTGATGTCAAGTATTCTGCATCCAAGCTCTACCACCTAGAAAGGTATATGAGGATCGTAATATGCTTTTAGGGGCCTTTtcgaccgcgataacgagtggacgtgaagggcgatggagtttgaagaGGTATGGGAGGACAAGAGCCCGCGGGAAGCCTATGCTTTAATAAAACAGCATAgcgacaaaatgaaaagactgtcttcaacactgccaatagagtagctgtcggtgagcTGTCTGTTCGgatcaaggagcacctagatggactcgcaaaatctaaacccTCCACTCCGctcggagcacaccgtagaataagtcatcaaaactccgaaatagagTTAGAGGTTACTATACTATCgttcgagtccgagatcatagcACGCAGAATACTAGAATCATTTTGGGTCACCGCCAAAAGTctaaaaatgaacaggaaggatgagtgcattgcgctCACAACTGAACTAACCCCATATCAGAATTTGTTCTGGTTTTGATCTCCGTCAGGCTCCTataaaaaacccttgtgactcgtagttgtggttgTCTATTGTCCTACCAAAATTAGCCAATGAGGTAAACATTAGCCAATGCCAATGCGTTGCTGCTTGAGTCTACCTatcgtttggatgctttctgtaagtAATAAGGGGTTTGAGAGAAcaaatcactgatggctttgatttttccaggctctgacgaaggcgaaacgCTGAAAAGTTAgctgtaaataaatattaatgacaatcttggccacagttcaagcaaatcaataaaaagctacGTTTATCAGGGTAACTCGGTGTTTTCCTAGTCCcttgtgctcttttttcttgattgaaACTGTTTTTTAGCACACTTTTTACCTgacaaattttgcagaaaaaactgCTTTAAAAACGAAACGTTCTGGAATATTTTCGGGTGCTTCATTATTTTACGGAGAGCCTCCGGAACATACCAGTGGTACTGGGTTTTTGTTAGAGTTGAAGTTGCGCAGCTTCTTTTTAGTTCTCTGTACTTTTCAGTTGCTCTAAAATTTGACGCATAGTCTCTTATCATCTAGGATTTTATTCAAATCTTAAGTTGCCGCTTTTCTGCCAgttgttcgaaaattttggAGCATTTGAAAAGTACCGAGAACTACAAAGaacgctacactacactcgcccaTGACCTATTATGATGATTTGAAATTCCACATCTTCGTTCTTCActcttttcatgatttttcttttcttctcagatgTCATTAAGCGCCGGATTGCTGCAACATTTGTTAcatcttcttttaattttgtggTATGAAAAAGACGCTGCTGAAAAGACAAATTTGGAACTGGATTGATGTTTATTTAACTGCAATGCAtagttgaagttgaagtttaataaatttctggaattagcAATGTCGTCAAAGATCCAACGGCTcattaaaagtaaatttttcagaaaaatgcaACAGGTTGAAAAGACATTGgacaaagaaaattctgatcGAACAAATTCagtttttccaaagttttccAATAGTAGCATATCTGCAAACTCAACTTACTAgaacgttttatttttattgggaTGTCTTTACAGAGGACAGATtaccaaacgaaaaaaagcatctTTCACAGAACGTTCCGGAATGTTCTGGAACACAATAGCGATTCGTTTCAGACGTCCAGCTGTCTAAATACCGTAAACGTCGATGTTTcgacttttttcacttcattcaaGTTAAACATTGGATGATTCCGACGACataatctttttttgctttctagaCACAAACGAATCCCACACACGGCTGCTCGAATTGCGaaatatgttcttttttgactGTTCGATCGTTAGCAGCATAAATAGGGTGGATGTAGAGCAGTTGATAAGATAttcggctgtgactgcacgatcgatcgatggttcgagactGCCGTAGTgtcaaccaagtctttcatccctccggggtcgataaattgctactgACTTGTGTGAGgaagataagaacactgatttAATACATCGGCCTTTCCCCGCAAGTTACGGTACAGGGTGGTTACACGTTcttgaacctcaaacgattctgaattgatgctGTACTAAGTACGTGCTACCCTATAAGGATTTATGAGCGCCGTGCAGTTTATCCTCTATTCTTTTTTGGcctatgaaaaaattgaagagtgaGATATTAATCTGTACTTTACAATGAGCTGGAATTACTTGTGTGACGATGTGACAAACAACTGCGTGAGTTTTGTCTACAACGTGTGTCTGGAAcccttttaaaattattattttttaaattcgtcTTCAAAACAGACACGTTCAAACGTGAATATGCGTACGATGGTAGCTGCAGGACATTAATGTTCTCTGGGAAATTCTTCGTATGATTCCTCAGTTTCATCCCGACACTATCATAGACGGCGTCTCGTAACTAGAAATTATCAGTAAaattacttaattaattactgttattttttacatttttttgggATAGGGAATAGTCAACCCTATTTTCACCTGCATAGTTGTACATTGTGGGATAattcttctgaatttcttgACGGTCTTGTTGAAACTCCATTTTTTGAGACAATGCAGTTCGCTGCAGCTTTTCTGGTCGTGTTCGATGGTTTGAAGCATAATGTCAAATGTTTAAACAGTATTATTTTAGGCAAATAGATAGGATTCCGGCGTAGTTAATAAACGAGGAAGTGGGAGGTGGCTGACCTATTTCTGGATAACATTTCCAagcatttcacttttcactaCCAGACGACTGCAATTGCGTCACCTTCTGTGTCCAATAACGGTAGCCTCACTGATTGCGATTCCCGGATACCCTCTACATCTTTTGGGTTATCTGTCTCCAGCAAATCTTCCTATGTTCCTTTTGCAACGTTCCCCAGATCAACTTTTACATTTCGCCTTCTGCAGCAATTTACCATTTAGTTCCTTGATTTTGTCCGGAGACAAAATCAAGGAACCATGGCTACTGTACATTTAGATTACACTCGCTCAATTTCGTTGATGAGATCCACTATATGTGTAGTTTTATGTACTTAATTTTCTTTGGTCATGTCAAACATGCCGCAGtcgttttattttacttcactAGTATTTGCAGGCGCCCACAAATGTTCCATCGAACACTATTTTTCGTAAGTTGTTCCCATTTAAACGACGTAGTTCTTCATTTATCAGAAAAGTTTAGGAATTTATCGTTCTGGCAGTCTCTTTTTCGGAGACCAATTTGAAGAAAGCCCCCGAGTGCTCCAAGCTGGAGGGGTTCGCTATGGCTGGAGTGGACAAATTCACCTTGGATGATAGTAGCATAAGAGATCAACTTTATAGTGGAATCTTGCAGTACGCAACTCAATCACCCGATATCGTAAGTGTGTGGAACTTCCGCTAactccatttttttgttctattcggAGCAAGAGACACCTACAGTTTTATACTTGCAAATTTGTCGCGCTTCGAATCCACTCGCAAAGAACCGGCGGACATCGCCCCCACTGCTCGGATCGAGAGAGCTAATCGACACTAACGACCTAGTACTGCTAGACTCATATTGCTATCTGTAGTACCTACTAAGAGGAAAATGTCAGcaatacaatttaaaaaaatatagctAAATAAGAACAACAactacaaacaaataatatgtACATAACAACGACAACAGTACACATAACGTTACCGTCTGTATAGCAGGGTGTGTAAGGGCTGCAGCATGCCGGAGACGGAGTGATTGGGAAGGACTCTGACTAGAGCCGCTGCAGTCCGAGAGacgctagcgagggtcccatcttGAACTTAAGCGCACTGCTTCGAGGGCCGCCGCATAAGGCGAGGtgattttgacccgactgtttcattttctacacTACAATATATTGTTAAGTACAATACTCTAAGAAGCCAGTAGGTGATGAAGCGGCATGGTTCTTCACGGTTCCGTCATAAAGATCTGGGTTTCAGATGGCTAAGCTTCGTAGCGGCGGACATGCTCTTTCAAAAGGTTAGCGAGCCTTTCAAATCGATTACAGTTGAAAGTTGTCGAAATCGGAGGAATGGAACGACAAATTCAGCTCAGAAATCCGAGATCCGTCAACGGATCTCTATTTATTCCTTACCCGCAAAAAGTTCCGTAGGGTAAGGCGTACGACGAGATCCTGCACCACAACTTAAGTCGTTCGTAAGTACGttgaaagttcaaaaaacGAGCTCTATGTAAAAATGTCAAATGTTTGGAACATTTCCTTTCCTATATACGAAATATCATTGCGCAACTTCATTTTAATTGGTAATATAGTGAAACCTCCCTTTTAAGAAATACGACTGCAGTGTCGAATTAGCTGGAGGATTGGTACTGGATGACCCAGCGAAGGACTTTCGTTTTCTCATGTCTAATGGCAGATTCCCCTTAATTTCTGAAACGTAATTAACTTCTCTTAATATCCAATTCATTTTTACCATTCTCAAGGGGAGCCTGCTTATCTATATTTTTAATTCAGTGACGGCAACTCCACTGTCGAGGAGGCTACTCAAGCAGCTTTAAAATTATGGGAGAAACATATTCCAAATGTGAGGAAAGCTTCTTGCGACGTTAAGGTGTTTTCTACTAAAAACATCGTTTTAGTTGGGCCCTAGAGAAGCGGTCGGGTGCAACTACGTTTTTGAAGACGACAGGCACAAATATATCTGCATCTTtgtgtgaaaacaaaaagtctTTGCCTCAGAAGGTCAATTACTGTCTCTCTCGATGCAGTTGTAACTGTTAATAGAAGTGATAAAGATTTCTTCCAGTTCTTTGGTAACTACTTTGATTTATCCCAGGATTTACTGAGTCAAAAGCTCTTGCCTGGTGATATAACGAGCAGACGACAACCAGGTTGACGATGAGGGCAAATAGCATATGaggctttctttttctgttgtcaCCCACAGAACCTCTGGCGCTGCAATGCGTATTTTCTGCATTAATTCACTGCGCAGTTGTTGCTTGTCTAGCGAAGTTCAAAAACGTTtcaaatcgtcgtaaaaatttaaaaacgttACTTTCATCATTTTATGTATGATCGAGTCATCTGCAAAATACAATGCGGATAATCTGTATGCAGTTTCAAATGTAATCATTTCTTCCACGTGCTACTGTGTGATTTAAATGTTAGTTATTCGTCTCATATTCTTCTTAGATGGATGAGTGAAACGACGCTGAACCGTGTTCAAGATAGAGGatcattttttccacaacaacttcaaagaaaattgtgtGAAGACATACATAGCAACGATCTTGAAAAATACATTTGCTACTGAAGAAGGCAGTGGATGTCTTCGTGTGGTGATCTATTTGATTTCATCGAAAAAACGAGAACCGTGGAGATAAAGAAGCGGACTcgaagaaattgaaggaagcCGTGTTCGTGCCAACAGAATAATCAAACCACTTAggttattgtttttatgttaGACTTTTAATACGACACTTCTTCGATACTGCATGAGAACGTTGAAAATTTATCAAGGAAACTAGTAGACTTCTGAACTTTGACAACTGCGACATACCATGAGTTTTCGGATCCATAGAAGACTTTGCAGTACGGGGATGCTGAGCAGAAATCAAAGGGATTGACCGTAGACCACAGCGTCTTTCTGTTCCATAAGTTGGGTCAAgaagaacacacacacaaacacatttAAACCCTACCAAAGCTAGTGAGTGAATGCTGTGGAAGAGCAAAAGTAATAGCGAGACTTTGGAACCTCAATGCTCAATTATTATGGTCAATTGGAATTTCAGTACTTTCTTGCTAGGTACGATCTCTTTCGACCAATTCGGCAAATTAGTactatagaaatattttttttaaagtggatAGCAGATGAAACTCCGCAGAATGCTAAAGTTTCTCCCATGTTACATGAACTATGATGTTCCCTTTTCGTCGACAAGAGAGTTCTGACTGCATTTATGCACAATTATGCTTTGAATAGTAGTAGTTATCCACAAAGTGAGTTATACTGAGGTCTAAGTGCcacataaaaaaagattttgcacTGTCCGTGCGTGCTTCTTTGTAGCTATTCCCTTTTATGACGGTGAAATTCATAGTACTAGTTGGGGGTAATGTGCCATTGAAAGAATCGCACTAATTGCGAGATGATCAAGTACAATGAGTTAGTTGGCATAAAAATTCGTCTGATGTTTCAGCGTCATTAAAGAAATACTGTGGTCTGTGTAAAAACATAATGGTGTACTCGATTCTACCGCACAAACGAAGAATTGTATGAAGTATTGAGAAGAGAACCTACAACAATTTGTATGAACCGCAAAACAATCAGTTATTGATTTGATCGATACAAAATTTAGCGCAACCAGTTACTCactcaaattttaaattctccATAACAAGTTGTCACAGCATTAATAGCCGTGTAGGTTGTTTGAACGGGAAAAGTAGTTTCTATCAATGGTGCCGGGTATAATCCCACcaattattttctagaaatgcAGAGGGTTCTGTAAAAGCTCGGATTTTCCACATTGTTAACGATTGCGAATGGATGTGCATTTTTAATCCGGATTTGCAAAGAACACCACTTGGGAATCAATTAATTCAATCAAATCCGCTTTCTCTTATTGATGCTGATTTATGGACtgggataaaaat is part of the Necator americanus strain Aroian chromosome V, whole genome shotgun sequence genome and encodes:
- a CDS encoding hypothetical protein (NECATOR_CHRV.G18170.T1); its protein translation is MPFKPPQEARDTSSAPMDVDPQLQLTFANMDARLLLSCIESAAAADPYPSFREEPPAHRTQSHHLPPEPPSKKIPPPSTLRRLLNPIEACHAYATGSFEPLDTLYMDQEAQHNSFPVDQRGALRLAQTLYLDIHLKHTFSLSQLAARDICMVEPFIRDYYINVRDMMVEEATISILSQLLYPSL
- a CDS encoding hypothetical protein (NECATOR_CHRV.G18170.T2); this encodes MDVDPQLQLTFANMDARLLLSCIESAAAADPYPSFREEPPAHRTQSHHLPPEPPSKKIPPPSTLRRLLNPIEACHAYATGSFEPLDTLYMDQEAQHNSFPVDQRGALRLAQTLYLDIHLKHTFSLSQLAARDICMVEPFIRDYYINVRDMMVEEATISILSQLLYPSL
- a CDS encoding hypothetical protein (NECATOR_CHRV.G18171.T1), which gives rise to MRLAKLTTEVAKKPETWQSITEIIDSVEQITTAQANAHAHRYVIDQNITAAISTTPERIASVLDHLHQFYISFPRTEHHFKAATAACAEASIILHLLFTRLRRNRAVCSRSSTHSKKRDEQEWQASTTAPSTSTTGVSTTSAPAHTTLTTSRKSSSSSTISIYTISISSTSPGPSLKRHKAH
- a CDS encoding hypothetical protein (NECATOR_CHRV.G18172.T1) codes for the protein MSPPAIKSGDTARPDMVAADRHHSTSSANTSGSRGRPPREQSNCFLHDDDHYTSDCQRYTSLGERCMRIAGQGRCLRCLYLHTPGQCCRERLCGICSSS
- a CDS encoding hypothetical protein (NECATOR_CHRV.G18173.T1), whose protein sequence is MPNHYHVKPLNPMSSRGLSPSPPTQHRFTWSTTYVKQASTTSYHASSTSSSGAFSTAITSGREGRWSLKRRPQMFHRTLFFEFIVLAVSFSETNLKKAPECSKLEGFAMAGVDKFTLDDSSIRDQLYSGILQYATQSPDIKYDCSVELAGGLVLDDPAKDFRFLMSNGRFPLISETDGNSTVEEATQAALKLWEKHIPNLGPREAVGCNYVFEDDRHKYICIFV
- a CDS encoding hypothetical protein (NECATOR_CHRV.G18173.T2) codes for the protein MFHRTLFFEFIVLAVSFSETNLKKAPECSKLEGFAMAGVDKFTLDDSSIRDQLYSGILQYATQSPDIKYDCSVELAGGLVLDDPAKDFRFLMSNGRFPLISETDGNSTVEEATQAALKLWEKHIPNLGPREAVGCNYVFEDDRHKYICIFV